Genomic segment of Triticum aestivum cultivar Chinese Spring chromosome 6A, IWGSC CS RefSeq v2.1, whole genome shotgun sequence:
actgaaataggcaaaaaacagcaatttgcactgggccttgggttagtaggttagtcccaaaaataatataaaagtgtatagtaaagcccattaaacatccaaaacagataatataatagcatagaacaataaaaaattatagatatgttggagacgtatcagttgtcatttgatgaacggggtcacatcattagagaatgatgtgatggacaagacccatccgttagcttagcataatgatcgtttagtttttttgctattgctttcttcatgacttatacatgctcctcagactatgagattatgcaactcccgaataccggaggaacaccttgtgtgctatcaaatgtcacaacgtaactgggtgattataaagatgctctataggtgtctctggtggtgtttgttgagttggcataaattgagattaggatttgtcactccatgtatcggagaggtatctctgggccctcttggtaatgcacatcactataagccttgcaagcattgtgactaatgagttagttgcgggatgatgcattagggaactagtaaagagacttgccgataacgaaattgaactaggtatgatgataccgacgatcgaatctcgggcaagtaacataccgatgacaaagggaacaacatatgttgttatgcggtttgaccgataaagatcctcgtagaatatgtaggagccagtatgagcatctaggttctgctattggttattgaccggagatgtgtctcggtcatgtctacatagttctcgaacccgtagggtccgcacgcttaacattcgatgacgatttgtattatgagttatgtgatttgatgaccgaaggttgttcggagtcccggatgagatcacggacatgacaaggagtctcgaaatggccgagacataaagattcatatattggaaggttacattcgcacaccggaatggttcgggtcgtttcgagTGAGTTTTGTAGTACcgggggttgccggaaccccccgggaagttattgggcctcttgggcctagtggtggaagagaggaggccagCCAGGGAGTGgtgcgcgcccccctagcccaaaccgaataggactagggttgggggggggggcgaccccctttccttctctcctcctcctccttccctccttctcctactagaaataggaaagaggaggggaatcctacttggactggggagtcctagtaggattccccacacctggcgcccccccttgggccggccacctcttccctcccctcctttatatacgtggccagggggcaccccatagacacacaagttgatcttttagccgtttgcggtgccccctccacagttacacacctcggtcatatcgtcgtaatgcttaggcgaagccctgcgccggtaaacttcatcatcactgtcgccacgctgtcgtgctgatggaactctccctcgacctcaactggatcaagagttcgagggacgtcaccgagctgaacgtgtgcaaatcgcggaggtgccgtacgttcggtacttggatcggttggatcatgaagacgttcgactacatcaaccacgttactaaacgcttccgctttcggtctacgagggtacatagacacactctccttactcgttgctatgcttctcctaggtagatcttgcgtgatcgtaggcaattttttgaaatactacgttccctaacactaATCCCATATTAAATTGAAAAGATACAACTTCTACACACTAAAATTCACTTCAATCCATGTTGCCATCGCTTCCACAAATAGTCCCCCTACAGAAGTCCACACCTTTtcggccagagagagagagagaggtagacaTATGTGATTGATAGTGAACCTGCTAAACGCTAAACCGCGGCTTCTTTCGGCAAAAAGTTACAAAAGGGGACGGTTTCTCCCCGGCACGCATCCTTGACGCCACGATACACGACAACCTCCTTGTCCAAACTAGCACAAAACGTAACAGACACGAAAACAAATCACAtgatatgcattgcatattacgtTGACAATGCAACCACGTCTAGTAAGATCCTGATGCCTGTGTCTTCACATATCCTGTTGTAAACTCACATTCGTCCAATTTATTATCTTCTTTCCTCATTGAAGATCTAAATCCCATATTAAATTTAAAAGATACAACATCTACACACCAACATTCACTTCGGTCCACGCGGCCACACTTCCGCAAAAAAGGACCCCCCTACAGAAGTCCACGCCTTTTCGACCAGGGAGAGAGAGAGGTAGACATATGGGATTGATAGTGAACCCGCTAAACGCAAAACCACGGCTTCTTTTGGCAGATTGTTACAAAAAGGGGAGGTTTCTTTCCCCCCTTGCATGCATCCTTGACACGACAATACACGGCAATCTTCTTTTCCATACCAGCACGAAACCTAACCGGACACGAAAAGAATCTCATGATATGCATTGCACATCACGTTGACAATGCAACCACATCTAATAAGATCCCGATGCCCATGTTTTTACATATCCTGTTGTTAACTCACATTCGTCCAATTTATTATCCTTTTTCTGTGTTGAAGATCTAATTCCATATTAAATTGAAAAGATACAACTTCTACACACTAAAATTCACCTCAGTCCATGTTGCCATCGCTCCCACAAATAGGACCCCCCCCCCTAAAAAAGTCCACACCTTTTCGGCGCGCGCGAGAGAGGTAGACATATGGGATTGATAGTGAACCCGCTAAACGCTAAACCGCGACTTTTTTCGGCAGAAAGTTACAAAAAGGGGATGGTTTCTCCCCCTCGGCACGCATCCTTGACACCACGATACACGGCAGCCTCCTTGTCCATACTAGCACGAAACGTAACCGGACACGAAAGGAATCACACAATATGCATTGCACATCACGTTGACAATGCAACCACGTCTAGTAAGATCTTGATGCCCATGTCTTCACATATCTTGCTGTGAACTCGCATTCGTCCAATTTATTATCTTTTTTCCTCATTGAAGATCTAATCCCATATTAAATTGAAAAGATACAACTTCTACACACCAACATTCACTTCGGTCCACGCTGTCATCACTTCCGCAAATAGGACCCCCTACAGAAGTCAACGCCTTTTCAGTCAGGGAGAgaaagagatagagatagacataCATGATTGATAGTGAACCAGCTAAACGCTAAACCGCGGCTTCTTGGGCAGAAAATACAAAAAACGCGGGGCGGTTTCATTCCCCCTACACGCATGCTTGACATCACGATACACGACAGTCTCCTTTTCCATACTAACACGAAACATAACCGGACACGAAAGGAACCGCATGATCTGTATCGCACATAACTTTGGCAACACAATCACGTCTAACAAGACCTCGACGCCTACGCCTCCGCAAACTCGCATCCGCCCAATCAACCGTTTTTGTTTTGCACCCGAAATCCAATCCcacgataaaataaataaatttaaaGAGACACAACTCATCAACACAACCAAAATCCACTTCACCCCAACCCTAGCGCCACGTCCCCAAACCGGGGCTCCTGCAAAAAGACCCCCGTCTTTCCAGCCCAAATGCAAGAACCGGGAGCGCCCCCTTCCCATTTCCCAATAGGGGCCTGTGTGCTGGTCTCTCGCTCGCCAGCATCAGCATTGGCGCACGTGCGGCAAGAAAAAAACCCGCTCGACCCGCTGCGCTGCCGCTGCAGCTGCTGACTGGACTGGGCCTGCCCTCCCTCACTCACGCCGCACGCACGCGCACCAGCAGCATATACCGGTGCGCCTTGCCGTTTTcgccacaccacaccacaccagaCCAGATCATCCGCcctgcgccgccgcggcccgggccCACCCCGCAGCGACCGCCCTCCCTCCCCACGAGTCCGCGCAGATCCGCGATTGGTCGACGTCCCACTCCTCCCTCCCcttcccttcctcctcctcgagccCTCCCCCTGCGTCGACAATTCCCCGTCCCCCGTCCCCCGCCAATCCCAAATCCCCaatcccccgcgccgccgccccgctcgccgtcgTACGGATTCCGCCCCGGCCGGCCCCCAATCGCCGTTTGCCGTGGAGGCGGGGTCCCCTCGCGGCGTCGGCAGCCCGCCCCGCGATTCTAGGGTTTCGGGCGGGGTTGCCCCAATTCGCCGGCCCGGCCCCGTGCCTCGTTCCCGCGGGTGCTTCCGTCCGCCCCGCGCGGGTCCTGATCGCTCGCGCTCGCGCTCGCGCCTGCTGCTCGCTGCCGCTCTGTCCACTGCTGCCTGATTCAGAGAGGGCTGTCTTGTCTGGTTAAATTCTCGCTGACCGACCCTCCAGCAGGAAGAAATATTGCAGCTTTCGAAGGGTTTCCGGCGCGTGGTGCCCGCCTCGGTAGGGGCTGCCGCTTCTTTCAGCTTGCTCCGCGCCACGCCGCACCTGGAATGACGTCGCCCGCGCTTGTCTGAGGCGCGGCTGCCAGCGACAATGAATGTGGGGCAGGCGGCGCACCTGTCCGGGCAGATGTCCGGGCAGGGGGCGCAGATGAATCAGGTTGTTGGCGGTGGCAGCGGTGTCGTCGGCGCTGACGGCATGCCCCTGCCCCAGCACCAGCAGATGCAGGATGGCGTGGGCCTTGTTGCCCCGGGGGTCGATCAACAGTTTGCGCTCATGCGCTCCAATATGCGCGACAAGATGTAAGCACTCCACACTGCAAACTTATTTCAGCGCCTGCTCTAAGGAAAGAAAAAAAACTTCTTTTGGTGGCTCGGCTACTTATATTTAGTAGGCGCTAGCGCGGGTGTTAATTAATTGTACTGCGTTAATGCGGCCTATCCTTATCATCAACGTTTATACGGTGAATATTTATTTTGTTCCCAAAATTATAGAGGTGATCACGCTTACTCACGCAACCAAAGTTTATGACTTTCCTTAATTAACAAGAGCCCGCATATAAATTTCGGCACTGGGGCGCAGTTGAATCACCTTCCCAACTAAAATTTTAGGTTCGCCGCCATGGCTGATGGTTCGAATCTGGTAGAAAGTATTGACATGTTTTTTTAAGCCTGATACTTGTTCGTAAATTGGCAGATATGAGTATATAGGAAGGAAGCAGACATCGAATCTGATAGAAAGTATTAACATGTTTTTTAAGCCTGATACTTGTTCGTAAATTGGCAGATATGAGTATATAGGAAGGAAGCAGACATCTGCTGACTGGAGGCGGAGGCTGCCGGAACTCGCAAAGCGGCTAGAGGAAATCTTGTTTAGAAAATTCCCAAGCAGGGTATATTTCTCTATTTCCTTTTTTCTTATTTACTTCTTGTTTGGATCTAGCAAAATTTGATCTCACAGTTCCATCATTTTGGCTGTTTGAGCAGAATGAGTACTACAATATGATGAGGCAACCAGTGGAGCCACAATTGCAGTTTGCTATCAAGGCCTTGAGTGCTCAGAACCAACtaaatcaacaaaaccaacaaatGTCAAGGCAGATGGCATCTTCCTCTGGTTATAGCACAATGATTCCAACACCTGGTATCACACAAGGTGCAAGTGGAAATTCTAGAATGTCTTATGGAACAGACAATATGGGTCTTTCGTCATCTGGTGCAGGCATGGTTCCTCAGAATGCCAACATGGGTACCTCGATGCCTGGTATGGATAGATTAACTTAGCTTCTGCTCATATCATTAGGGCTGTGTTGTACCTTAACTTGAAATTCCCTTTTGGCCATGCTGTAGGGTTTCTAGCCTAAGTAACCAATGCCCAGCAGTATATTCGGCAAAATTCAATCTATGTGGTAGAAAAACACCACATCTTTCAGAGTCTTGCTTAAtagcttttttttaaaaaaaacatccACTAAATAGCTTATATATCCATGACCCAATTGGGGCACTTCTTTCGAGGTCTCTGTTGTTTATAACTGGAAGATTATTTGTGAGAAGCTGAAGCATATATGGTTGCCTGCCACTGTTTGTTCTCATTTTTTGCTGGTCCATTTTACATGGCTCTACTTATTCTTAATTGCTCCTTACAGGTACAATGTCTAATGGCTACCAGCATCTAACTACCAGTGCCCCACTAAATTCGACCACAAGTAGTGTCCCATCTACGATGGGTCCAGTGGGTATTCAGCGACAAGTAACTCATATGATCCCAACTCCTGGATTCAGTAATCAACAAAATGTACCTACTAATTCTGACTATTCAAATGGAACTGGATATTTCAATGGTGAGTCAGCTATGACACCACATATGCAGCAGCAGAAGCAATTTCAAAGCAACCAGAGCAGCCATCAAATACATCATATTGGGGGGCACAGTAATTCTGGAATACATTCAAGCATGCTGGAGAATTCTTCTGCATTTGGTTTATCAGATGGACATGTGAATGGTGGAATGGGATTGCATGGGTCAAACACGCAAATTACAAATAGAAATGCAGCACCAGAAGGATATATGAACATATCCTCTTTTGGAAGTTCGCCCAGACCTTTGCAGCAACAGTTCAATCAGCATCCAACACAGAGAATATCAAGTATGTGTGCTGACGTGTCCTATCTTTTATTGCCTTATCATCGTGACTTGTGCCATAATCTTGAAGTCATGTTCATGAAGGGTGTATAACAGAAGCTAGTGATGGGTTTATTATTCGTTTGCAATATGTTCAATTTCTAGTTATCCAAGTCATTTGTACAAGCTAACTTTGTTAGAGGATTGTTGTTAGGGAACAGCTAAAAAAGTAAACACAAAGCCTTACTTTAGTTCCTTGCTGTTGGAGTCACTGGCTTCATAATTAATGTGTTTGCTAGAGTCCTTGAACCTATGGAGGTTGAAAGTGTTATTGTTTCCACCGTAGTACCAATGATGTGAGTTTCCATATCGACAGACacacatgcacagtcatgcatagcGAAAATGCAAAAGTCATATCTTACCCTCTTTACGATGACAAACTAAATTGTGTCGTTTTTTGTTGTGCAGCATCAGTTGACATGGGTGGCTCAGGAAGTTTCTACGGTACTGGTTCTTCTGCTTTAGCAACAGCAAATAATCAGAACATGGGTGCTGCAAACTTGCAGTCTAGATCAAGAATGAATTCCATGCTGCTTAGCAATCAGCTAAACATGCAATCCATTCAAGGGCAGCCACAGATAAAAACTGAGGTTTTGGATCAGTCAGAAAAACTCAATTTCCAGCCATCTCAGTTGTCTCATGAACAACTACTCCGACAGCAGCTTTCAATGCAGCAACATCAGGTGCAGCCAAGTTCCCAGTTTGTGCAAAACCAATATCATCTCAATCAACAGATACCAAATTCACAGCATCAGCAGGCTATGCTGAGGAGCAATTCCTTTAAACAGTCTCAACTGAATTCCAGCCATTCTATGCAAGTGTCAGAACAGGGAACTTTGCCACACACCGAACTAacatcttcacaagctactgaacctCCTGCACTTCCAAATTTCCAGGGTCAATACCAGCAAAGAAGTGCTCACGATAACGTCAAAGGTGCGCAGGTGTTTGGACATCTTTCTGGATCTCAAAATTTCAGTGCTTCTGGTTCTCACGATTCTCAGCCATTGTTGCACCCTAATCAGCAGCTTGATGTTAGCTCGAATGATGTCAGTTATGTTTTGAAAGGAACACAGACAGAGCAAATGCAGCAGCACCAATGGCGGCCTCAAACAATGGAAAAGGTTCCTATCAGTAGCAATTTATCTCTTGAAAAGCAAATACAGGATGACTTTTGTCAGAGAACAATGGCCCAGGACGGAGCACAACAGCCATTTTCATCTGACTGGCGTGTTTCTGGTTGCACTGTGACCTCAGTTGACCCTGCACTGCCAAAGCTCCCTGCTGGAGGATTGGAACAGCCCACTGGAAATATCAATTACCTCCGTCAGATGAGGTGGTTACTGTTGCTGTTTCATGCAAAAGGATGTTCTTCTCCTCTTGGTAGTTGTAAATTACCTCGTTGTGTTCAGCTGCAGGATTTTGTGAAGCATTTGGACAACTGCCAAAGAAAAGATTGTCCACAGAAGAAGTGCAGTAAGTCAAGAATGTTAATTGAGCATTATAAGACTTGTGTTGATGAGCAGTGTCCTGTATGTAGTAATGTAAAGAAATTTTTGCGCCTCTCAGCTGAACATGCAAGTAAGCAAAAAGTCCCTGAGCCTAGAAAAGTTGCTCAACAGAATATGACTCAAAGAATCATGAATGGGGTAGACAGTGATATAATGGACATTGACCCAGTGTCTGTTGAATCCTTTGATGGTCAGCCATCTGTTCCAAAACGTTTGAAGATGCAGCCTGCGTCACCCAATGTTCCAGAGCATGAAATACTTAGAGCCTCCAATCCTCAGGTGAACCCAGGGTTTGTACTACAGGAATCACATCCCGAGCTGCTTGAGCAGAATAAAAAGACGGCATACATGAAAAGAGAGTTGGACGTAAAGGCTGACATGCGACCTCTGCAGAAGCCCGTAAAGATGGGTTATGGTGCTGATGGAAGTGTGCCTACAGCGAGGCACAATGTCATTCCTACTGTTTCAAATGAGATGAAGTCTCATGTCAAGCAAGAAATCTTGCCGGTTGACAAAGGGACAAGTGAAAATGTTCATGAGGTTAAGAATGAAACAAATGATTCAACAGAGGCCACAGCATTGAAATCAGGAAAACCAAAAATAAAAGGTGTTTCATTGACTGAGTTGTTCACTCCAGAACAAATCAATGCACATATAGAGAGTCTAAGGCTGTGGGTGGGCCAGGTATGTCTTTTACTTGGAATAAACTGCTTTCACATTGGGTATTTTCCCCCCCGGAATTACAAGATCAGTTGTCAAGTAAATATAGGAGATGGGTAGAAAGCCTTTAATTTTCTTGAAATGTGTAATATGTGCTTTAATGTCCTCATTTACACAAGCAAACATCAGAAAGCTTACTGTTTGTTTGTATTTCAAATGGGTGAAAAAATATTTCCCTCCACTTCTGCACATAATGTCTAACTACTACGGAAGCTTGCACAAAAATTACTGCGCTGTTGCTTTACCAATTTTTAATTACTAGAAGTTGAACTATGTCgtaccaaaagaaaaaaaaaccttaTCTTCATGAGATAAATGTTGCATGTTCTTTTTTGTGTACATGTGTTTTTGTGCAAGTACTCTTAATCTCATCATGCAGTTGTCATGATGAAACTTGTACTGTAACCCTAATATGTGTTTTTAGAAGGAACAGTTTTACATGTCTTGCCATTTGACAGAGCAAGGCTAAAGCTGAAAAGAATCAACTGCTGGTGTCTTCCGAAAATGAAAATTCATGCCAGCTCTGCAAAGTGGAAAAACTCACTTTTGAACCTCCACCCATATATTGCTCCCCTTGTGGTGCTCGGATAAAGCGAAATGCA
This window contains:
- the LOC123132160 gene encoding probable histone acetyltransferase HAC-like 1, translated to MNVGQAAHLSGQMSGQGAQMNQVVGGGSGVVGADGMPLPQHQQMQDGVGLVAPGVDQQFALMRSNMRDKIYEYIGRKQTSADWRRRLPELAKRLEEILFRKFPSRNEYYNMMRQPVEPQLQFAIKALSAQNQLNQQNQQMSRQMASSSGYSTMIPTPGITQGASGNSRMSYGTDNMGLSSSGAGMVPQNANMGTSMPGTMSNGYQHLTTSAPLNSTTSSVPSTMGPVGIQRQVTHMIPTPGFSNQQNVPTNSDYSNGTGYFNGESAMTPHMQQQKQFQSNQSSHQIHHIGGHSNSGIHSSMLENSSAFGLSDGHVNGGMGLHGSNTQITNRNAAPEGYMNISSFGSSPRPLQQQFNQHPTQRISTSVDMGGSGSFYGTGSSALATANNQNMGAANLQSRSRMNSMLLSNQLNMQSIQGQPQIKTEVLDQSEKLNFQPSQLSHEQLLRQQLSMQQHQVQPSSQFVQNQYHLNQQIPNSQHQQAMLRSNSFKQSQLNSSHSMQVSEQGTLPHTELTSSQATEPPALPNFQGQYQQRSAHDNVKGAQVFGHLSGSQNFSASGSHDSQPLLHPNQQLDVSSNDVSYVLKGTQTEQMQQHQWRPQTMEKVPISSNLSLEKQIQDDFCQRTMAQDGAQQPFSSDWRVSGCTVTSVDPALPKLPAGGLEQPTGNINYLRQMRWLLLLFHAKGCSSPLGSCKLPRCVQLQDFVKHLDNCQRKDCPQKKCSKSRMLIEHYKTCVDEQCPVCSNVKKFLRLSAEHASKQKVPEPRKVAQQNMTQRIMNGVDSDIMDIDPVSVESFDGQPSVPKRLKMQPASPNVPEHEILRASNPQVNPGFVLQESHPELLEQNKKTAYMKRELDVKADMRPLQKPVKMGYGADGSVPTARHNVIPTVSNEMKSHVKQEILPVDKGTSENVHEVKNETNDSTEATALKSGKPKIKGVSLTELFTPEQINAHIESLRLWVGQSKAKAEKNQLLVSSENENSCQLCKVEKLTFEPPPIYCSPCGARIKRNAPYYTVGSGDTRHFFCIPCYNESRGDTIEVEGQNFLKARFEKKRNDEETEEWWVQCDKCECWQHQICALFNGRRNDGGQAEYTCPNCYSNEVKCGLRMPLPQSAVLGASDLPRTVLSDHIEERLFKRLKWERQNRANNLNCSVDEVAGAEGLVVRVVSSVDKKVEVKPRFLEIFQEDNYPTEFPYKSKAVLLFQKIEGVEVCLFGMYVQEFGADCAYPNQRRVYLSYLDSVKYFRPEIKAATGEALRTFVYHEILIGYLEYCKQRGFTSCYIWACPPLKGEDYILYCHPEIQKTPKSDKLREWYLAMLRKATKEEIVVELTNLYDHFFITMGECKAKVTASRLPYFDGDYWPGAAEDMINQLRQEEDDRKLQKKSKTKKIITKRALKAAGHTDLSGNASKDAMLMQKLGETIYPMKEDFIMVHLQYSCSHCCLLMSSGKRWVCHQCRSFYICDKCYSAEQQLEDRERHPSNSRDTHKLHPVDIVGVPEETKDRDDILESEFFDTRQAFLSLCQGNHYQYDTLRRAKHSSMMVLYHLHNPTAPAFVTTCNVCSHDIETGQGWRCEICPDFDVCNGCYQKGAVNHPHKLTNHPSVADRDAQNKEARQMRVQQLRKMLDLLVHASTCRSGSCQYPNCRKVKGLFRHGMQCKTRASGGCALCKKMWYMLQLHARACRDSGCSVPRCRDLKEHLRRLQQQSDSRRRAAVNEMMRQRAAEVATT